The Lemur catta isolate mLemCat1 chromosome 6, mLemCat1.pri, whole genome shotgun sequence sequence gaggtgacaggtggggatccagtttcaatcttctgcatgtggatatccagtttcccagcaccactgattgaatagagattcttttccccaatgtgtacttttgtctgctttgttgaagattaaatgacaatatgaggatgattttatatctgggatctctgtcctattttaaaagtctatatctctgttcttgtgctagtaccctgctattttggttactacagcctggtagtaaagtttgaagtctggcagactgatgccccccaatttgttctttttgcttacgaTTGCTTTGGTTATATGAGGTATTTAAATCTTAACGAtggtttatttttgaaatatgttctTAGGCATATGTATGACTAATTACTCCTTCATTTTTTGTAAACCTCTGGGTTTTCTGGTGCCTTAAGtggttaagtatttgtgtaaccatgtttataatatattatattttaaaacaatttcagtcAGATGAGCGACTtctcaaagaataattttctaaatagatAATTTAGGTCCCAATAATCTTCAACCACTAAACCCTTaagaattgtttctttttttgacaaaCTGTGAAGACATAGtttaattttataacttaaatTATAACTACATATAAGGAAATAATGGAGAACAATATTTCCATGTCTttcaatacagaaataaaatttaatcaaattaTAACCACTGACAGTGAAATACCAgtgaacaacaataaaaaaacttcaTCTGTCTTTCAATGTTTTCTCATTGATATTTATGCTCTTAAATAAGGGAATTAGAAAGTTGAAGTTACGTTTATTGGATTACTTTTAGGGTCAATGATGTTTGCCTTAAAGATGTGTTTTTGAAACCAGGTTGTCACAATGCCTAACAGAAATGAACTTTTGTAAAGAAAGCTAATATATTATATTCACTTGTGCAGTTGAATTTTCCCATTCAATGATTATACATTAATAACAATGTATGAATTTTCGAGGGTGTCCTTATGGGTTTCTTATGCAAGAAATCCTGTTGTAAAAGCTGccatgttatttatatattcttatcCGTATTGATACAATATTATGCAATAACTAGATAGGTTTGAGATAAGAATGTGTGAAGCTGAATGTTCTCTTAAAATAATTTGACTGTTGGACTCTGGTCTTAGCTGAGCAATAGATACAAATTCAGGTGAGATCCAGTCATTTAGtagaagagaatagagaacaAAGGGAGTGCCAGGGATTTGATCGCAGTCTGTTTGGAGTCTAAGGTCAGCATGGTCTTCCCTAAGGAGATGCAGTGAAGGCCTGTGGCCAGGAAGTCCACACCCGTCTTCTGAGCAGGAATAAATTCTAGGACTTGAGAAGCTTTTTACTCATTATATAGGGGAGGTTAGAGAGGATATGTGCTTGGGCAGGAGGTAGAAACAGCATGAAATCAAGAAGAGAAGGCAGACTTTTCAGAAGCTAGAAAGAAGAGAACATAGAGCCTGAATTCAGGTGACTGTTCAAAGACAATTTCCAAAATCCTCTTCTTTGCTGGACTCTGTACTTGCTTTATGACCCTGTACTTTCATATAAATACGCAAAAATGACCAAATGTATCAAAAGGggcatttctttcttctcacgGCATTTGCTAGTGACTCTGGGAAGAGGACCTGAGACTAATGTCGAGAAGAAATGCACTTCAGTCAGTATCATgaattatattaaataacattCAAAACTACAAATGTTTATCAGAGTAACAAATACTTATAAAGTCCTTTGAAATGCATTGTATACTTTTCTCATATTGGGGTTGTGGGTTCGGCCatactctttttccttctcctttataTGTTAAGTTGTGCCTTCTGTTCTtaagagatttttctttgttcaaaatgtatttttggcATTTCACAAATCCGAAACATATTGAAGAAACAGGGTACATCATTCCAATTTTTCCTTGGGTTGGAAGAATCTCTTATGGTGGCACAGTCCTCCAGGCTAACTCTGTTGTTAGGCTCTCCTACGTCCCAGAAGCTAAAAAAGAGTGacaaatgagattttaaataCCAGCAAAAAGAGATAAAGTGACCTAATCTACTAGGCTAGGCAAATTATATTTGTGTTATTTAACTTCACAGCAACTTTTTGAGGTAGGtattataatcttcattttattgaagaagaaaaggaatcttGGAAAATCTAAATCATCTAAGTCATAGGGTTTGCAAGTATTGAAGCCAAAATGGATCTTTCTGATTTTATATTCTTCCATGCTCCTTCATGGTTTTAGACATACAATGAGAAGTTATGGGAAAGACTGATACCCtgatgcttttatttcctttccactCACATCTCATATCAGGTTTGATTCTCTTTATTCTGCACAGAAGTATTAAGTACATCCCTCAATGACATTATGGTGCAGTAGTGAAGCAAAATTTCTAAAGTATCAGAGCGTCTGGTCTATACTCTTAAAACTGttgcttattagctgtgtaagTCATTTAATCCTTCTGACCTGTAGTTTCCTCAAATACTAAATACAGATGAATAACAGTGCTCTATCTCAGGAAGGTGCAATTTGggtaaaatgaaatgatgaatgagaaaaaaactttgaaaactccAAAATTCTGTGCTCTAACGATGTTAATGCCATTATTAAGGAGAAAAGAGACATCATCATGGGATTCCCATGTTCACTTCATAAGAATCTGCTGtctttttcaaataacttttttccACGTTTACTATAGTTTTGGagtttaagatttttaatttcattctttgcCTCATCTTCATTTTCAATGGATGATTCTTCAATTCTAATCCCCTTCTCATTTTCATctattagttcttctttattcTTGAGACAGTCCCAGGAAATGGGAGGGGGGTGGTGCTTgtacttctcttttttctgttctacctcagctttttttttcttttgtttttcttaaccagcttttcttcttcctgcatcTAACACCACCAAGCCTAACCTGACTATATCTCACATCACAGAAGGAGGTTCTGAGAACTCCAATGGTGGTCTAGTTTAGGATTTGGAGTGGTACTAGAATTCTCCTACAAGAGGGTAATTACCTCACAGACTCTGTCAAAAGTGTGCCGTCCACCCATTCCCACAGACCCTCCACCACCTGGTCCGTCAGTCCAATATAAAACTCTCTGCTGTTAGGTTTCGTGTGGAAAAGGAATTCCTATGAaacatacacaataaaaaataggGGATCAATTATTTCAGTTCTGAACAAATATTGAAGGTGATTGTTAGAAGAAGCAAAGTATGATCTGAACTAGAGACAATAGATAAATGGGCCTGAAATTATAAGATCTTGGAGGATTATCTACTGattttcttattgtggtaaaatacatataaatcaaATTAAGCTGACAAAAGTAACTTTCAACAGAGTCTGAATAATTCCTTCAAATTTTATCTACTGTTATTGGTAGCCAAATCTACTGTATATTTCCAGCACAAAACATTATTAATCACAGCTTAAAGATAATAGACACTGTTTGCTTGCCTTCCTTCATATGTTCATAAATATAATGATCATACATATGTTCATAAATGTAATGATCATTATAAACTTAACTTCCaaccttctttttttcccccaactaaAGGAACTTCACATGGAAATACTCATTTTCTTAGGTTCTTctagtaatgaaaataaattaaagtagATAGTGGCATAAAGAAATAGCAGGAACAGCATGCATTTCGGTACATTCATGTAAGAAATAGTCATTGAGGGCCAAGCACTGTGCCCTTGTATGGAAAATGGGACGGGCCCTGTGAAGAATGTTACATTGACACTGGAGGAGCCTATTCTCCATCTACCTGTTCCTCCACTGTGTTGATAACCACCAGATGAGCCCCCATGGCTGAGCAGTTTTTTAAACTTAATGCCCAGGCCAGAGTGTCAGTGGAAAAGAAGTAGCAGCTAGACTGAAAATGTTTCCAGTTCAATGGACAGCAGTTCTTGACTGAACCTAGGAGGAAAGAAGTTTCAGTAAGTGTCTCAGGTGACCTGAATAAGGAAACAGAAAGCTTCATTTGGCTCCATGGAGTCCATCACTTACAGTCGGTAGCACTGGAATCCCTTATTCACACCCCACATCTTATTTTCTAAGACATTAGACAATTCCAATGTTGATAAGCATAAAAAGCAAATCTCTTGTCTTTTGAGTGTAATCCTTATTTGCTAGATGCCAGTGCCAGGAAATGCAACAGTATACACAGTCTATCTCAGTTATGGTATTGACACAGAGCCCTATTCTCTGTTCTTAGGCTGCCAAGGTCAGAGAAAGTTGCGCATTTTATTTGGTGACCCCTAAGCAGCCATCTCTAATGTTGCCTAAACAACCCTTAATCAAATCTCTAAACTGTGGTGTACAGATAGGTTAGGTATCCTAGAATTACACAATTTCAGACTTTTGAGTCTATTAAAAATAGTCTAATATCTCTCAATTTAATGGTAAGAAAATTATAGCTCAGAGAAGGAAGTCACTTTCCTAGCATCATGCACCAATTTTCTAAGACTTGGATGATATGTAAGACCATAGGGAGTATTCTTCCTGTGGTATTTATAAATTTCCtactctatacattttttttcttcttcacctcaTTTTGAAAGCAggtgaatgaaaaaaaagtaCACTCCAGAGAATAAAACGTTCCACTTCCAGATTTACTGTTCAGATATATGCCCCAAATTCATTCTAAAAGTTTACTATAATGTCTCCAAGATTTCCTGCCCCAACACTAACTGCATTTCCAAAGTTCTATTCTTGTGCTCTTACCAAGTCCTCATCATTCTCTTACAGTGCAGACAGgattttaaatttgcttttgaaaaataggATCTAACCCAACGATATTTTACCTATTCCAAAGTCAATCTAGAAGCCAGAAAATGTTGATATATAAATGTGATGTTCAATGTTGAGGACTGTTATACCTGATCCATCGTTGTCACAGGAGAGCTCTGTGAAATTCTCTTGTAACTGGAACTTTTTCTCATCACAGATTTGGAAGATGCGATATGTTACTGTAAGGGAAGTGGTACACTTAATGTTAGTAACtattttttgatgaaaaatcAATTTCCTCAGTTTTCCATTCATAACAAAAGTGCCAATAATTACCACGATATTTTCTTACTGTCTACTTCTTCCACATGCAGGGGCACTGGGATTTTCTTACTCgaagaaagaagagggaattCACATTTCATGGTTTTCCCAGTTTATAAcgatgaatacattttatttcaggcCCAACAGCCcagacaaaataaatatgtttgcaCATCCTCTTATGTCAAGTCTAACCCTCTCTACCCTTCCTTCCAAAAAGTAATTTGTCATGTCTCTGGTCCTGACCAGTGGGTTCAAGCTCTAAGCTAGGATCTCCTAGGGAGGGTGACATTAATGATAGGGGTACaaagggtggtggtggtggggaactCAAGgcaataaggaaatgaaaaatgtctATCATGAAACTGCTTCAGAAATTACTGAAATTTGTAATAGGTTTCTGGCTTGAGGAGTAGCCTGGAGGTTaatagggaaaaaattaaaatagaaagacTCTTtgaagaagaagagaatctaTAGACAGCAAGAAAAAGTTTACTCCTAATATTCACCAGGGAGAATTAGATCAAATTTGACCTTCAGAACCCACCAACACATCTGGTGATAAAACAGGCACTGAGAAATAGGATGGAGACGCCAGCAACAGTCCATAAAAACACCTGGGAAGAGAAGCATCCTCTCTCTGTAGAAAGAAAGACGCAAACATGGTCAGTCTTCCCTAAACTAGATACAGAAGAGATGGAACAAAAGAGATAGAACAGATTCTTATTCATTGTTGCTTATTTCCTTCTACTTGCTTTGTCTATATTGAGTTATTCCCAAACTtaagcatgcatcagaatcacttggaggaCTTGCTGAAACACAGATTTCTGAGCCCCACCCCTAGAGTTAGAAATTCAGTAGAGTGTGCGTGAAACCATGTTCTCAGGGGCTTCTGATGTGACTGGTCTGGACCACACTTTCAGAACCACTGAAGTAATCCATCACTCTTTTTAAGACTGATTCATGAACTCTGATATACAATTTTTCCTTTCTAAGCCATTCACATTTTCTGAGgttttctccattctttctctttctctcttccttttctttctctcccttctgctTTTCctgttctctatttctctcttcttttcagtGTATCATTTTTCAGACTCCTTGTAAATTAGTCAGATAACAATTGACAGTCATCTACTAGTTTCCttccaaaacacattttatagacaagaaaagtGAGTTCCATAGAAGTGAAACGACTTGCCCCAAAGGACACAGTGTATTACAGAAAGAGGGTTGAAACAGCAGTCTGATAGCTCTCCCTGAACTCAACACAAGTCCAGCAAGCTTTGCAGTATGACACATAGTTTTCtaatatctctctttctctcttcctttctctttctctctccctgccctatTTCTTTTACTTCACTGAATACTTTTCTATTATTCTGTCTCTGATCATATTTATCATCTGTTCCAAAAAGAGATTTATGGCATAAAAGGTAGAGTTGCACATTTTACCTGGGCGTTGTAATGCAGGTGATTTGGatgaattcattctttctctctcgttgtgtctctctttctccccccttctggatctttctctcttttctcagtttctgagtccaggagttggtaATATTCAGGAAAATGAATCTTGAAAGATGAACACTTCATCCGTTTTTTAAGAAGTCCAACTCTAATAGACATAGAATATAATTTGTTTTGTGGTTGTGCATTTAGGTCAGGATTTCCTTTCTTGCATAAGGAGGACAAGGGACTTTCCTGGACCATGTGCCAGTTCTTCTTACTCCAGTAAACAGCAAAATGAGGAAGTTATGAAATGGTGACTATCAACACAAGTAGGCTGACTATGGGAAAATAtgagaaacttaaaaaatgtGGCTTTATTTTGTCGGACAAAATGTCTCTACTTTCTTCAAGGCCTAACAATTTTTCCTTGACAATGTGGAGCCCACCTCTACACTCTCATTTTCACTTTTAATCTGTACACACATTTGATAACTAAAAAGGAGACCTAAACAACActcagcacagagctgggcatATAGTATATGCATTTATGAAATAGCatcaattttttaatcttttatgttttttcttttgcagctcttgaacattctattaatagtattgTGGACTTATATCCCTCTTATCAAAGCACTATTAAGCTGTTTTGGGGGTTCATCTTAGCAGGACAGCCTCATGTGATGTGACCTTTGAAACTCAGCTCAATTTCTTATGATATAACATAGCTTCTGAAGTCTCAGAGACACAGCAGGTAGTTTAATCctcttgttttgcatttttttgggATTTTAGTACTATATTACAGCCTACACTAGGAGAAGTGGATTTGAATTTCAGAAGAAGCAATTTcaattagaaattagaatttCATGCTTCTATGGAAAATTAGTTAGACAGGTGCCATCTCTTTCCTTAAAGATACTTAAGAATGAGATCGCATTGGTCTCAGTTGACACAAGTGCCTGAATGTCAGGAGGCATAAGTATGATATACTTGACTTGATAAACCATACACCCAATGACTCACAGATTTTCCATGTGTTAGAAAACATCCTTGTTCTCAAgggactttttattattttgatacatTGGCCAATTTCCTCTGCATTCTCCATTGTACAGTAATacagatttattaaaaatgttttaaaattatatgtgtatattatagaatataaacatatttaatatgtgTGTGATCAGGAAATGGCTTTTGACcagtaaaaaaagagaaattatctaGTGGATGAGTTATATGAATTATTAAATGATGAATAATAATGATTACTACAGTCATTACTATTGTGATCAATCAGCAATCatcaatattaataaatgattatgtgttaatgttttacttttacaatcaattaaatatatactaaaaatttaatattttatcagccaaaatatgtatatgtttaatCCTTTATTACCTTTCatccaaattatattaataaaagcaatattttttatGGTTAACAATATGAAAAAATGGGACAAGTAAAAGACCTCCCATCTATCCTTAAAGCATTCTTCTAAAGTCAACCACGCTTAATGATTTCTCTTATCTACTTATTTTCTAGGCTTATTTAAGTGCAGTATGCataatatattgtttattattttatacaaataggATCATACTATATATACgtttatgttttgaaaattacCTTTATATTCATCAGTGTATTTGGACATtgattttaatagatttttccataatttataaACCAGGTGCTTTTGAAGGacatttaaatcatttctagtCCCCTTGCCTCTAATAAATGAAGTAATgactatatttatatgtattttcaggTGCACACTTTTTGGCTTCTGGCTACATGGTTGAGTGTTAAAATCAATATTTGGCTTGGGCTGTCACCATACAATATtatagaatacaaaaataaatctgaaattttatCTGAAGGAAATTTCCACTGCaattcaatattaaaaactttattagGTAAATGTAACACAATTACATTATagtatgagaaaaataattactcAGCAGTGTAGCTGGTAAATTGTATCCCTGATCACTATGTTGCAATTTTTCCACACCAAACAAATACTTGCTTTTAAGAGTAAATAGAGAAATAAGACACTTTTGGATAtgtacttcatttttctttaacccTTTCTAACTTACactctttaataaaaattcttcttgtatcaaatataattaattatagattttgaaaaaaaagattttgcaatttttctgtctTATAAAATTTTGTGGTGGAAAGATTGATATTCTGCTAATTCTCCCTGTAATAtgtgaaaaatttccaaataggATTCATACTGAAAGATTTATAGgctacatggaaattaaataactaaaatattaggcattttaaaagattataatgtCTAACAGAGCTATTCTATAAAGACTGGAATTACGatataatttttgcatttatttcttttactttttaaaagcagtgtTATTGAGGTATCATTGTCATACAAAGTTGTagatatttaatatgtaaaacttGATGTGTCTGGAGATAAGCATATACTTGTGACTGATCTATATTCActagagatattggcctgtagttttcttttcttgtagtttcTTTGCtgggctttggtatcagggtgattctggcttcatagaatgagtttggaaactCTCCATCTTTAGTCTATTTTTGGGAagagtttaagaaaaattaaattaatctttctttaaatgtttgatagaatttaccagtgaattgggagtttttatttattattcctttaGTCTTCCTATTTGTAATTGATatgttcaggatttctgtttctttttgattcaatcttggtaggctCTGTATTTCTAGGAACTTATCTGTTTCTTCTAGAATGTCAAATTGTTTGTGTATAATTGTTTATAATGGTCctttatgatcatttttatttctgtggcatcaattATAATGTCTCTTCTTTCACGTCTGATTTtatttgtcttctgttttttcttagtctagctaatggtttgttgattttgattatcttttcaaaaaacaaatcttagtctcagtttcaatgattttttttagattcatctctatattttatttgactttgacaagtggcatttattttttatgaaaaaataaatgcaaatgttttcttttgagtaTCATTATAAACTCAAGATTTTTACACTCTTAAACTgttccataaattctttgcctagaccaatgtctgtaagagtctttcctacattttcttctagaattctaattgtttcccatttaaggtttaaatcggttatccaccgtgatttgatttttgtgagaggtgaaatctgtgggtcctgtttcagtcttctacatgtggctatccagttttcccagcaccatttattgaatagggactcttgtccccagagtatgtttttgtctattttgtcaaagattagatggttatatgaggatggttttatatttgggttttctgttctgttccactggtctgtgtccctgcccttgtgccaataccaagcagttttaagaaccacagctttgtagtatagtttgaagtctggcaaatcaatacctcccattttgtttttattgcttaagattgcttttgctatacggggtcttctctgattccatacaaagtgtataattattttttctaaatctgtgaaaaatgatgctggtaatttaataggaattgcattgaatctatagattactttgggtagtatagacattttaatgatgataattcttccaatccatgagcatggtatggatttccacttatttacgtgttctgcaatttccttccttagcgtttcatagttctctttatagaggtcctttacctctttagttaaatatattcctagatattttattttctttgttgctattttgaaaggtattgagtccttaatttggttctccgattgaatggtattggcatatatgaatgcctctgatttgtgtgtattgactttgtaacctgagacattactgaattcatt is a genomic window containing:
- the CLEC4E gene encoding LOW QUALITY PROTEIN: C-type lectin domain family 4 member E (The sequence of the model RefSeq protein was modified relative to this genomic sequence to represent the inferred CDS: inserted 2 bases in 1 codon), which translates into the protein MNSSKSPALQRPERGCFSSQVFLWTVAGVSILFLSACFITRCVVTYRIFQICDEKKFQLQENFTELSCDNDGSGSVKNCCPLNWKHFQSSCYFFSTDTLAWALSLKNCSAMGAHLVVINTVEEQEFLFHTKPNSREFYIGLTDQVVEGLWEWVDGTLLTESVSFWDVGEPNNRVSLEDCATIRDSSNPRKNWNDVPCFFNMFRICEMPKIHXLNKEKSLKNRRHNLTYKGEGKRVWPNPQPQYEKSIQCISKDFISICYSDKHL